One region of Lytechinus pictus isolate F3 Inbred chromosome 8, Lp3.0, whole genome shotgun sequence genomic DNA includes:
- the LOC129283885 gene encoding trichohyalin-like translates to MEFSSPDIPHKLAAIQHEILSYTPGENASCDDKRVFFPSKLTIGVIDPYWNSPNIVPYIRRALHGDVKQENKPEPTSSQAEQIDLTSSVAVIEKYGLGTFTKDVEYLARKVGRIALFVHPRNVSSYSGWIDTIKKITDDVPLVGIYADVGGNVNEATIELKKHGIHDIYKVPVSNAHFTDGDRLPWLELLFACIQEGERVIQHNALSLIREIEQRKQENESLRNNTKQLESKLEQSQATQDTMKNEIARLKKEISKERGKSKEMGVSLSENKKRAKNDIETCRQERIVMEKEMRRKDQQLLNLKTKLKGTEQNGKTLKDEIDKMKTEKSELSKKADAEKDSLMNKLASFKRKIEEQKRNETTLLQNIEQLKARIDEIEKEQPSVNAEKEQELESLQQHEKSLQRKLLEKERKVKTLTQKIDQLTEKHTQDTKKMERELESSQRREKSLQGKIQEKECKVKTLAQKMKQLTEEHKHDTEKMEKDKRVLAADMKERETSLMQINLKLEEERRYLEEELKKLESREQALIRTVAEKEREVVSFKKKTERSHRTWEEERTRFEEEISSLESNWKMERDTRQQRTWRMEQLEREAKKLRNKIQRESEIRHWEKKTQRRWMQNFITWVSPRKDNLHEPSMYSNMSNAMGGMYGDATSQTSLREEPPNDDFAQILKQIADYLYDDASIDSLGGQLGIIQGDIERAIKTNMRFHQITSDGTYGMLKQWRRGVSPEDERIEMKRALVAAKLTKLAEDHFPEEGSSGFEDGRTDVLHFR, encoded by the exons ATGGAATTCTCTAGTCCAGATATTCCACATAAGCTTGCAGCAATACAGCATGAAATATTGTCGTATACACCAGGAGAAAATGCGTCCTGTGATGATAAACGAGTGTTTTTCCCTTCCAAGCTTACCATTGGAGTGATTGATCCATATTGGAATTCACCGAACATAGTGCCTTACATTCGTCGTGCCCTTCATGGGGATGTGAAACAGGAAAACAAACCAGAACCTACATCTTCCCAAGCCGAGCAGATAGATCTGACATCTTCTGTTGCCGTCATAGAGAAATATGGATTAG GTACATTCACAAAAGATGTTGAATACCTTGCGAGGAAGGTCGGACGCATCGCTCTGTTTGTTCA CCCTAGAAATGTTTCATCTTACTCCGGTTGGATAGatacaataaagaaaattacGG ATGATGTTCCCCTCGTTGGTATTTACGCGGACGTCGGGGGTAATGTTAATGAAGCAACAATTGAATTAAAGAAACATGGAATTCACGACATCTACAAAGTACCCGTATCTAATGCTCACTTCACCGATGGGGACCGGCTGCCATGGCTTGAGCTTCTATTCGCATGCATCCAAGAAGGGGAAAGGGTGATTCAACACAATGCTCTCAGTCTCATAAGAGAAATTGAACAGAGAAAACAGGAGAATGAATCCCTTAGAAACAACACTAAACAGCTAGAGAGTAAGTTAGAACAATCCCAAGCTACTCAGGATACCATGAAAAATGAGATCGCGAGACTAAAGAAGGAGATTTCCAAGGAGAGGGGGAAGTCAAAGGAAATGGGAGTATCGTTGAGCGAAAATAAGAAACGGGCCAAAAATGATATAGAGACATGCAGGCAGGAGAGGATTGTGATGGAAAAGGAGATGAGGCGAAAGGACCAACAGTTGCTAAACCTTAAAACAAAACTGAAGGGTACTGAGCAGAATGGGAAGACTTTGAAAGATGAGATAGAtaaaatgaaaacagaaaagaGTGAGTTAAGCAAAAAGGCTGATGCCGAGAAGGACTCATTGATGAATAAATTGGCCTCTTTCAAAAGGAAGATAGAAGAACAAAAACGGAACGAGACCACTCTTTTACAGAATATCGAACAACTCAAGGCTAGAATagatgaaattgaaaaagaacAACCCTCTGTGAACGCGGAGAAAGAGCAAGAGTTAGAGTCTTTGCAGCAACATGAAAAGTCATTGCAAAGAAAACTTCTGGAGAAAGAGCGCAAAGTAAAAACTCTTACACAAAAAATTGATCAATTAACAGAAAAGCATACGCAGGATACGAAGAAGATGGAGCGAGAGCTAGAGTCTTCGCAGCGACGTGAGAAGTCATTGCAAGGAAAAATTCAGGAGAAAGAGTGCAAAGTAAAAACTCTTGctcaaaaaatgaaacaattaacaGAAGAACATAAGCACGATACagagaaaatggaaaaagaCAAGCGTGTATTGGCAGCGGACATGAAGGAAAGGGAAACGTCTTTGATGCAAATCAACTTGAAACTTGAAGAGGAAAGACGATATTTGGAAGAAGAGCTTAAGAAACTGGAGTCTCGGGAACAAGCTCTGATTAGGACTGTGGCAGAGAAAGAGCGCGAAGTGGTGTCCTTcaagaagaaaacagaaagatCCCATAGAACGTGGGAGGAAGAAAGGACTCGATTTGAAGAGGAAATATCTTCATTGGAATCAAACTGGAAAATGGAACGTGATACACGACAGCAGCGAACATGGCGCATGGAGCAACTTGAACGTGAGGCAAAGAAGCTTCGAAACAAGATCCAAAGAGAAAGTGAAATACGGCATTGGGAAAAGAAGACTCAACGGCGATGGATGCAGAACTTCATCACATGGGTGTCTCCAAGGAAAGATAATCTTCATG AGCCGTCAATGTATTCGAACATGTCTAATGCAATGGGAGGAATGTACGGGGATGCCACTTCCCAAACAAG TCTCAGAGAAGAGCCCCCAAATGATGACTTCGCACAAATCTTAAAGCAAATCGCCGACTATCTTTACGACGATGCCAGCATTGACAGTCTTGGTGGCCAGCTTGGTATCATCCAAGGAGACATTGAGAGGGCGATCAAAACCAATATGAGGTTTCACCAGATTACCAGTGACGGAACCTATGGCATGCTGAAGCAATGGAGGAGAGGCGTATCTCCGGAAGATGAACGGATAGAAATGAAGAGGGCACTTGTGGCTGCCAAGTTGACGAAGCTTGCCGAAGATCACTTTCCAGAGG AGGGTTCATCAGGTTTTGAAGATGGACGGACCGATGTATTGCACTTCCGGTGA
- the LOC129267430 gene encoding uncharacterized protein LOC129267430: MPLRDEVQDDEFACILTRIADDLIDERQIESLGRHLRIQQGDIQRALKNNVRFNNVTSDGTRNMLKHWRKGVSRTDERVVLRKAMLAANLIELTDRYLSELALTQGRSGSDVQVLNVSPECSTMDLRGSTKDLETANEPAEGVHPADLTNPPTDNDGDTTPDKDVLRSTECIGAEKINEGSLTYNQAHVDSTIVQRTDISQLVFIDPTWEKMLIVFMLSVLMDVQKKTL, from the exons ATGCCTCTTAGGGATGAAGTCCAAGATGACGAATTTGCATGCATCTTAACACGGATAGCTGACGACCTCATTGATGAACGTCAGATCGAAAGCCTTGGACGTCATCTAAGAATCCAACAAGGTGACATACAAAGAGCTCTTAAGAACAACGTGAGGTTCAACAATGTTACTAGTGATGGAACTCGAAATATGCTGAAACATTGGAGGAAAGGCGTTTCAAGGACCGATGAAAGAGTCGTGTTGAGGAAGGCAATGCTGGCGGCAAACTTGATCGAACTTACAGATCGGTATCTCAGTGAATTAG CTTTAACACAAGGTCGATCCGGTTCTGATGTCCAAGTACTTAACGTATCACCAGAATGCAGTACCATGGACCTACGAGGTAGTACAAAGGACTTGGAGACAGCCAACGAACCCGCTGAAGGGGTGCATCCTGCAGACCTGACCAATCCACCAACAGACAATGACGGCGACACCACACCTGATAAGGATGTGTTACGGAGTACTGAGTGTATTGGTGCAGAGAAAATCAACGAGGGATCGCTTACCTACAACCAAGCCCATGTGGACAGTACTATCGTCCAGAGAACTGATATCTCTCAACTTGTTTTTATTGATCCAACTTGGGAGAAGATGTTGATTGTTTTCATGTTAAGTGTGTTAATGGATGTTCAAAAGAAAACACTATAG